The Plasmodium vivax scf_4085 genomic scaffold, whole genome shotgun sequence genomic sequence tattaaacaataagctatataataatattattcatttttttttttattttttatcgtaaaacaaaatgagcaaaccgtgtaaagaaaattttaaagaagtaagttttaattattattagccatatatattatctttgcatatttaaatgttttataatcatataataCCAATGATATTTATGTTaaaccattttattttaatcattttaataacCTTAATTAaaccttttccttttttagtATCCTAATTATGAATGTTACaatgatataaaatatcaATTTGGCAACAAATTGAGAGATTACAATTATTCCATTATTGAAAGTGTTAGGAATTATGAAAGAGATCACGCAGCTGATGTAGTACAGAAACATAATGTGTTATCTGATGTTTTTactaatgtaaaaaaatatttaagcaACGGTCATGTTTTTACTTCGGGTGAATATGATGGTCCAGGAACTTGTAAGTATATAAGCTACTTGTTATATGATGGAATTCGTAATATATATGGCGCATGTGATAAAGACACATTTCAAATTTTCAAAGATTTTGTAGATGGatacaataatattacaCGTTCTACTATGTGTAAGAATGAGTTAAAATACTTAGATGATCATGAATTTAAAAGAATGAAAGATTTATATCACTTGTATGATAAGTATAACGAATTATTGCCAAAACTACCGTTTTGGTATAAAGAATACTGCGAAGACGTGGTTTATTTAATTGGATTATATAATACCTTTTTACGTGATTATGAATCCAATAGCAAAGAATTTAATAAAGTATTGACGAAAATTGGAGAACTAAATAACACtgttaaaaaggaggggggaaaaaattgtagaaGAACTTATTATATAGGTAATCCACGTTTATTTGAaccagaagaggaaaaaatacaacccCCCGCCAGAACACCATTAGCATCAGAAAGTAATCTTCTACAAGGAGGCCCATTAGATAGTGCAGTTAAAACAGAACCTCCAAAATTAACAAGTTCATCACCAATGTTAGGAGGAGAACGACTAAGAGAACATCTTGAAAATTTACAAAGTTCTCAAGTATTAAACACATTAGAAGTAGCAGCAGCTTCTGAATCACGAGAATTCGTTGGAAAAAGACCACCACATCATAATCTAGGACACTCAGAACAACTTGAATCTTTTACACCAAAAGAAACTTATGAATCACGAAGAAATTATGGACCACAAGGACCTTATGAACAAGAAAGATACAGTGATGAAAACGAAACATTTTTACAAGGAAAAGATTACTTTGTAGTAAAAGAACAATTAGGACTCGGATCAGAAAAAGAACATGAAGGAGTAATAACAAATATGAAAAACGCTTTTTCTGGATTTATGAACAGTGTTGATCCAGTACCAGTTGTTGGTGTATCTGGAGGGATGGGCGCCTTATTCTTACTTTTTAGGGTattaaaagttttaaaaatatacccaTATGTTTATAGCAcatttaagcaaaaatttacatttcataaaattactttataaaatcatacatatatctttttatatattagtaTACACCAGTTGGAGCATTCTtcagaggaggaagaggacgtGCACGTAGAATTCCTAATGGTTTCATTGGACATTTAGCAGGAGGATTCCCCGATATTAACGAATATGATACTGGGTATGTTGGATATGGTCCAATGAATATACCTTATGGGGCAGAATAGGAATACAACATTATATCGTCAATGAATGTTGattgaataaaattattcacataaaaaattaaaaattactattCCATAactatatttaataaattaaaacataaGCTTActacaaaatatatgttattaaacaaataaagCACAGTATTACCTAGATTCTTAAAATGAATCcgaaaatattatacaggCAGATGTagttttacgaaaaaattgttcaaatgataattagtaaaaaaatttaaactaTTGCAAACATGTATACATTATCTTAAACTACACATTCTAAAGCTGCGAAgtaattatacaaaaaaaaacatgttacatacatagtaaaaaaaacaaaattttcatgtaaatgaaaatatataactataTCTATATTTCCCCTATATTTACGCGTTTAATATTCCTATGAATATTCTAAATTAAACAGTATCTTGGATTATTTCTTCCAATGATTAACACATAgattatcataaaaaaatattaaatgcCGGACAAATTGTGATATTAAcgagaaataatatatgcatgACTAACTGATAAtacaacattttaatataccaACGTTGtggaaaattatattcattcATGAGATTATACAGGCAATATACATtttactgaaaaaaaaaattaaa encodes the following:
- a CDS encoding variable surface protein Vir6, putative (encoded by transcript PVX_028690A), with the translated sequence MSKPCKENFKEYPNYECYNDIKYQFGNKLRDYNYSIIESVRNYERDHAADVVQKHNVLSDVFTNVKKYLSNGHVFTSGEYDGPGTCKYISYLLYDGIRNIYGACDKDTFQIFKDFVDGYNNITRSTMCKNELKYLDDHEFKRMKDLYHLYDKYNELLPKLPFWYKEYCEDVVYLIGLYNTFLRDYESNSKEFNKVLTKIGELNNTVKKEGGKNCRRTYYIGNPRLFEPEEEKIQPPARTPLASESNLLQGGPLDSAVKTEPPKLTSSSPMLGGERLREHLENLQSSQVLNTLEVAAASESREFVGKRPPHHNLGHSEQLESFTPKETYESRRNYGPQGPYEQERYSDENETFLQGKDYFVVKEQLGLGSEKEHEGVITNMKNAFSGFMNSVDPVPVVGVSGGMGALFLLFRYTPVGAFFRGGRGRARRIPNGFIGHLAGGFPDINEYDTGYVGYGPMNIPYGAE